In the genome of Methylophaga nitratireducenticrescens, one region contains:
- the aroC gene encoding chorismate synthase: protein MSGNSFGKLFTVTTFGESHGSALGCIVDGCPPGLELSEADLQNDLDRRKPGKSRHETQRREPDQVKILSGIFEGKTTGTPIGLLIENVDQRSKDYGNIAEQFRPAHADYAYHHKYGFRDYRGGGRSSARETAMRVAAGGIAKKFLKQRYGIEIQGYLSQLGPIKAETLDWAHIENSLFFNPDPTIETQLEDYMDALRKEGNSIGARINVIARHIPPGLGEPIFDRLDADIAHAMMSINAVKGVEIGAGFESVTQKGTEHRDELTPEGFLTNNAGGTLGGISSGQDLLVSMALKPTSSLRIPGKSINTRGEAIEVVTHGRHDPCVGIRATPIAEAMLALVLMDHMLRHRAQNMDVTTDTPIIPAQA from the coding sequence ATGTCAGGCAACAGTTTCGGAAAACTTTTCACAGTCACCACGTTTGGTGAAAGCCACGGCAGCGCCCTGGGGTGTATTGTCGATGGTTGCCCTCCAGGACTAGAATTATCCGAAGCCGATCTTCAGAATGATCTGGATCGGCGTAAACCGGGTAAAAGCCGCCATGAAACACAGCGGCGAGAACCTGATCAGGTCAAAATTCTTTCCGGTATTTTTGAAGGCAAGACCACCGGAACCCCGATTGGTCTATTGATTGAAAACGTGGATCAGCGCTCCAAGGACTACGGTAATATTGCCGAGCAATTCCGCCCGGCCCATGCTGATTATGCCTATCACCACAAGTACGGTTTCCGTGACTACCGTGGCGGTGGCCGATCATCAGCACGTGAAACCGCAATGCGTGTAGCAGCCGGAGGGATCGCCAAAAAATTTCTCAAACAGCGTTACGGTATCGAAATACAGGGTTATCTGAGTCAACTTGGGCCGATTAAAGCTGAAACGCTGGATTGGGCGCATATCGAAAATAGTCTGTTTTTCAATCCGGATCCCACTATTGAAACCCAGCTGGAAGATTATATGGATGCCTTGCGTAAGGAAGGCAATTCCATTGGTGCCCGCATTAATGTCATTGCACGCCATATACCACCGGGTCTGGGTGAACCTATATTTGACCGTCTGGATGCCGATATCGCCCATGCGATGATGAGTATCAATGCGGTAAAAGGCGTGGAAATTGGTGCTGGTTTTGAATCGGTTACCCAGAAAGGTACTGAACATCGGGATGAACTGACACCGGAAGGTTTCCTGACCAATAATGCTGGCGGTACATTAGGCGGTATTTCCAGTGGACAGGATTTGCTGGTAAGTATGGCGCTCAAACCCACTTCCAGTCTGCGTATTCCCGGAAAAAGCATCAACACACGTGGAGAAGCCATCGAAGTCGTCACCCATGGTCGTCATGATCCCTGTGTCGGTATTCGTGCGACACCAATTGCAGAAGCCATGCTGGCACTGGTATTGATGGATCATATGTTACGTCACCGGGCCCAGAATATGGATGTAACCACTGACACCCCCATTATCCCGGCACAAGCCTAA
- a CDS encoding MFS transporter, producing MHFSGLPYWRLSGFYLFYFATLGILVPYWGLYLQWEGFSARQIGELTAILLATRIIAPNVWGWIADYRGQRLRIVRLASLLSIVAFSGIFISQSYYWVAVVLMVFSFFWNASLPQFEVTTLQHLGEHSHHYSKIRVWGSIGFICVVVLLGWLMDRYDAGIVPYALLLSISGIWLISLTVPESASRHLSLNHIPIKQVLKQPAVHAFLAICFLMLVSHGPYYTFYSIYLEQHGYSRSLIGQLWALGVVAELMVFMVMHRWLPRFGIRKVILGSLLMAAFRWLLIALYADQVVMLVAAQSLHAASYGAFHAASIAWVHQHFTGRNQGRGQALYSSMSFGAGGAVGSLLSGYLWLTPGPEITYMLAALTASSAFLIGFIWLKSTTSLS from the coding sequence GTGCATTTTTCCGGACTACCCTACTGGCGGCTGTCAGGGTTTTATCTGTTTTATTTTGCCACTCTGGGCATTCTGGTGCCCTATTGGGGGCTTTATCTGCAATGGGAAGGATTCAGCGCCAGACAAATCGGTGAATTAACCGCCATTTTATTGGCAACCCGAATCATTGCTCCCAATGTATGGGGCTGGATTGCCGATTACCGCGGACAACGTCTGCGGATTGTTCGACTGGCCAGCTTACTGAGTATCGTGGCGTTCTCAGGCATTTTTATTTCACAGAGTTATTACTGGGTTGCCGTTGTATTAATGGTCTTCAGTTTTTTCTGGAATGCTTCGCTTCCCCAATTTGAAGTCACTACCCTGCAGCATCTTGGTGAACATAGTCATCATTACAGTAAGATCCGCGTGTGGGGTTCGATTGGGTTTATCTGTGTCGTGGTCTTACTGGGTTGGCTAATGGATCGTTATGATGCCGGCATCGTTCCCTATGCGTTGTTATTGTCCATCAGCGGTATCTGGCTGATCAGTCTCACGGTTCCCGAATCAGCAAGCCGTCATCTCAGTCTCAATCACATCCCTATCAAACAGGTACTCAAACAACCTGCTGTTCACGCCTTTTTAGCTATCTGCTTTTTAATGCTGGTCAGCCATGGGCCTTATTACACGTTTTACAGTATTTACCTGGAGCAGCATGGCTATAGCCGTAGCTTGATTGGTCAATTATGGGCGCTAGGAGTGGTCGCTGAATTGATGGTGTTTATGGTGATGCATCGCTGGCTACCCCGCTTTGGCATCCGAAAAGTAATACTGGGTAGCCTGCTCATGGCAGCTTTTCGCTGGTTGCTGATTGCGCTTTATGCCGACCAGGTAGTTATGCTTGTCGCCGCACAATCACTGCATGCGGCCAGTTACGGTGCTTTTCATGCAGCATCGATTGCCTGGGTTCATCAACATTTTACAGGTCGTAATCAGGGTCGTGGGCAAGCGCTGTACAGTAGTATGAGTTTCGGTGCTGGTGGCGCTGTCGGAAGCTTATTGAGTGGCTATTTATGGCTGACGCCCGGACCGGAGATAACTTATATGCTAGCAGCTCTCACTGCAAGCAGTGCTTTTTTAATAGGCTTTATCTGGCTTAAAAGCACAACTTCACTTAGCTAA
- a CDS encoding Na(+)-translocating NADH-quinone reductase subunit A — translation MHFSIKKGLTLPLAGAPEQKISQANPVASVAVLGLEYVGMKPTMLVEEGQRVKLGEALFTDKKIPGVTYTAPGAGVIKAINRGAKRALQSVVIELEGDEEVTFKHYSPEDLATLNREQVQQNLVESGLWTALRTRPYSKAPELDSEPHALFITAIDTNPLAADPNLIINEYAEDFRHGLEVLSHLTSGKLFLCQSPKAALPTPEIKNLETPTFSGPHPAGLVGTHIHFLEPVSTNKTVWHIGYQDVIAIGKLFTTGHLWVERIISLAGPMVNKPRLIRTRIGANTEDLVRGEVQNIRSRVISGSVLNGHTANNWAAFLGRFHTQISVLEEGTKRELLGWIRPGGSNKYSALNVFFSKVFGKKDLPLTTSQNGSPRAMVPVGVFETVMPLDILPTQLLRALLVRDTDSAQALGCLELDEEDLALCSYVCSGKYDYGPALRANLTQIEKEG, via the coding sequence ATGCATTTCTCAATTAAAAAAGGGCTTACTTTGCCCCTTGCTGGCGCGCCGGAACAAAAAATTAGCCAAGCTAACCCGGTTGCTTCAGTTGCTGTATTGGGGCTCGAATACGTCGGTATGAAGCCGACAATGCTGGTAGAAGAGGGGCAACGGGTTAAATTAGGTGAAGCCCTATTCACCGATAAAAAAATCCCTGGTGTAACCTATACAGCGCCTGGAGCAGGTGTAATTAAAGCGATTAATCGTGGAGCAAAAAGGGCATTACAATCGGTGGTTATTGAGCTTGAGGGTGACGAAGAGGTCACTTTTAAACATTACTCACCGGAGGATCTGGCGACACTGAATAGAGAACAGGTTCAGCAAAATCTAGTTGAATCCGGATTATGGACAGCGTTACGTACCCGCCCATACAGTAAAGCGCCAGAACTTGACAGTGAACCTCATGCACTTTTTATAACCGCAATTGATACCAATCCACTTGCAGCCGATCCCAATCTGATTATTAACGAATATGCTGAGGATTTTCGCCACGGCCTCGAAGTATTGAGTCATCTGACCAGCGGCAAACTTTTTCTCTGTCAATCACCCAAAGCGGCTTTACCTACTCCAGAAATTAAAAATCTTGAAACCCCCACCTTCTCGGGTCCGCATCCTGCCGGACTAGTGGGTACCCATATTCACTTTCTTGAACCGGTCAGCACAAATAAAACTGTGTGGCATATCGGTTATCAGGATGTTATCGCCATTGGCAAGCTTTTCACCACAGGCCATCTTTGGGTAGAACGTATTATTTCACTGGCTGGTCCAATGGTGAATAAGCCACGTTTGATTCGTACCCGTATTGGAGCCAACACCGAAGACCTGGTCCGGGGAGAAGTTCAAAATATTCGCTCTCGTGTAATTTCAGGCTCCGTATTAAATGGACACACTGCCAATAACTGGGCTGCGTTTCTCGGTCGTTTCCATACACAGATCTCGGTTCTTGAAGAAGGAACCAAGCGTGAATTATTAGGCTGGATCCGTCCTGGAGGCAGCAATAAGTATTCCGCTTTGAACGTTTTTTTCAGCAAAGTATTTGGTAAAAAGGATTTACCACTAACCACCTCACAGAATGGTAGCCCTCGAGCAATGGTTCCTGTGGGTGTGTTTGAAACAGTAATGCCTCTGGATATCCTACCAACACAATTGCTGAGAGCTTTATTAGTCAGAGACACCGACTCTGCTCAGGCATTGGGTTGTCTTGAGCTGGATGAGGAAGACCTAGCCTTATGTTCCTATGTTTGTTCTGGAAAATATGACTATGGCCCTGCGCTGAGAGCCAACTTAACCCAAATTGAGAAAGAAGGATAA
- a CDS encoding NADH:ubiquinone reductase (Na(+)-transporting) subunit B, whose translation MARLRKLLDRIEPSFQKGGPYEKYFAVYEMVDTFIYSPGDVTRGSPHVRDGIDLKRVMSYVVIATFPVLMLMLWNTGFQANSAMAQLGMSTLEGWRGWILNSFGIGYDPNSLFSNMFHGLLYFLPIYLTTLIAGGTFEVIFAAVRNHEVNEGFLVTSMLYSLTLPPSTPLWQVALGIIFGVVIGKEVFGGTGKNFLNPALTGRAFLYFAYPAQMSGDAVWTAIDGYTGATPLALAALGGLESVTEAGYTWTQTFIGHMPGSLGETSTLAILLGAAFLLYTRIASFRIIFGVFLGMVATSWLFNLIGSDTNPMFGLPWYWHLSLGGFAFGMVFMATDPVSAAMTNKGRWIYGILIGFMTVLIRVVNPAFPEGIMLAILFANIFAPLIDYFVVQSNIKRRLQRS comes from the coding sequence ATGGCGCGTTTAAGAAAACTCCTTGACCGGATAGAGCCATCATTCCAAAAAGGCGGACCATACGAGAAGTATTTTGCTGTTTATGAGATGGTCGATACTTTTATTTACAGTCCCGGCGATGTGACTCGTGGATCCCCGCATGTACGTGATGGTATCGATCTTAAACGGGTAATGAGTTATGTCGTCATCGCGACTTTTCCAGTTTTAATGTTGATGCTGTGGAATACAGGCTTTCAAGCCAACAGCGCAATGGCACAACTGGGTATGTCAACACTTGAAGGCTGGCGTGGCTGGATCCTGAATAGCTTTGGTATCGGTTACGATCCTAATAGCCTGTTCTCTAATATGTTCCATGGGCTACTCTATTTTTTACCGATATATCTGACAACGCTAATTGCTGGCGGTACCTTTGAAGTTATTTTTGCTGCAGTCAGAAATCATGAGGTAAATGAAGGCTTTCTGGTTACCTCAATGCTATACAGCCTTACCCTTCCGCCCTCTACCCCACTATGGCAGGTTGCTCTGGGGATTATTTTTGGGGTTGTCATTGGTAAAGAAGTATTTGGTGGTACCGGTAAAAATTTCCTGAATCCGGCATTAACGGGTCGTGCATTTCTGTACTTTGCTTATCCAGCACAAATGTCCGGCGATGCTGTTTGGACGGCAATTGATGGTTATACTGGCGCAACGCCACTTGCTCTGGCAGCTTTAGGAGGCCTGGAATCTGTCACCGAAGCAGGTTATACCTGGACACAAACATTTATCGGACATATGCCGGGATCTCTTGGTGAAACATCTACACTGGCCATTTTGCTGGGTGCGGCTTTTCTACTTTATACCCGGATTGCTTCTTTCCGAATCATTTTTGGGGTATTTCTTGGCATGGTCGCTACCAGTTGGCTGTTTAACTTGATCGGTAGTGATACCAATCCTATGTTTGGCCTCCCGTGGTATTGGCATTTATCGCTAGGCGGCTTTGCATTTGGTATGGTCTTTATGGCGACCGATCCGGTATCTGCAGCAATGACCAATAAAGGACGCTGGATTTACGGCATTTTGATCGGCTTTATGACTGTTCTGATCCGAGTAGTCAACCCTGCCTTCCCCGAAGGCATTATGTTAGCCATTCTGTTTGCTAATATATTTGCTCCTCTTATCGACTATTTTGTCGTCCAGTCCAACATTAAACGAAGACTACAGCGAAGCTAA
- a CDS encoding Na(+)-translocating NADH-quinone reductase subunit C, with protein MAEITQKKGFLGRLMQLPNDDPKKTIFIAIVLCLVCSVMVSTAAVSLKSRQVVNQKNDIRQNILAVTDQFEPGMDMEAAFEQFEVRLVDLANGQYADTDIDPATYDQRKAAGSPDLGVRLENQQDVAGIGSRAKYAPVYILRDGDEIQQLVIPIHGYGLWSTMYGFLSLGSDFNTIQGLRFYEHAETPGLGGEIENPRWLAKWEGKKIYDENGNVAFRVARGYVDNNLPQAEYKVDGLSGATLTSKGVSNMISFWLGEDGFGPYLQSLRSERGNN; from the coding sequence ATGGCAGAAATCACACAAAAAAAAGGTTTTCTAGGCCGGCTGATGCAGTTGCCAAATGATGACCCCAAAAAAACTATCTTTATCGCCATTGTTCTTTGTCTGGTGTGTTCGGTCATGGTCTCAACAGCAGCAGTGTCATTGAAATCCCGACAGGTTGTTAATCAAAAGAACGATATTCGACAAAACATTCTGGCCGTTACCGATCAATTTGAGCCAGGAATGGATATGGAAGCGGCCTTTGAACAGTTTGAGGTTCGTTTAGTGGATCTGGCCAACGGCCAATATGCGGACACAGATATTGATCCAGCGACTTATGATCAACGAAAAGCCGCTGGATCTCCTGATTTGGGAGTTCGCCTTGAGAATCAGCAGGATGTTGCGGGAATTGGATCCCGTGCCAAATATGCACCAGTTTATATTTTGCGCGATGGAGATGAAATTCAACAATTGGTTATCCCTATTCATGGCTATGGATTATGGTCAACCATGTATGGTTTTCTCTCTCTAGGCAGCGACTTCAATACGATACAAGGGTTGCGTTTCTACGAGCATGCTGAAACACCAGGGTTAGGTGGTGAGATAGAAAATCCACGCTGGTTGGCGAAATGGGAAGGCAAGAAAATATATGATGAAAATGGCAATGTAGCATTCAGGGTCGCCCGAGGTTATGTAGATAACAATTTGCCCCAAGCAGAATACAAAGTCGATGGTTTATCTGGTGCCACACTGACCAGTAAAGGTGTTTCAAATATGATTTCATTCTGGTTAGGTGAAGACGGCTTTGGACCTTATTTACAAAGTCTACGTTCCGAACGGGGGAATAACTGA